The DNA region TCTGTCAAATAATGAATAGACTTTTATGCAACGCTAGTGATTTAATATAATCGTTTTTCTCTCCGCTGAATTGGTCAAAATCTCAGTATTCACCACGACAAGGGCCAATAAAATCATAAACCAATATTCAAAGCTAGAGCGAACAGCAGCAACCTGCCATCGTTTATTATATCCTTTTTTCCGATAGTTAATGAAGGTGCACGCTATGATCACAGCCCAAAGAATATGTAAGCTAGACAGAGTGAAAACACCACCACTTCCTGCGAGGTCTCCTATATTTTGAGGCACTAATTGCACAAGGAATTCGTTAAACGATGTCCTTGAGCTATAAAAGTAAACAAAAGCACCATAAAGTATGGGCAGACCCACGATGGAGACCGAAAGCAGCGATGACCGTTTTAACACACAATGGTATAACCCATAACAGATGAGCAAACACATCAAAGGAGCGGTGACAAAGTAAGACTGATACTGGGCATTAATGAGTAAAACGGGACCAATAGACCCAGCAATGAGACAAATCAACCAAATCAGAGACTCCTTGGTGATATGCTGCTTGTACACAGAATTGAAATGACTTTTGACTTCATTCTGTAATAAATCTTCCGCTCCAAATTGTGCCATCGCTTTCTTAGTCGCTTCCTTTTCACTTAATTCTTCTGCTTGCATCAAGTGTTGTTTGCTTTCTTCAAGGTGCTGTAGCCACTCTTCTCTTAGATCTTGCTTTTCCTGTGTATCTAAGGCCAAATCACCAAGTATACGTTCGATGTAGGTGTGAAAGTCTGTCACCGATTGCTTAGCCAATGGGCTCACCTACCATTCGATTGACCACTTTTTGAAAGGTACTCCACTCTTCTCTACGGTCTCTGAGTGCGCTTTTACCTGTTTTAGTGATACTATAGTACTTGCGTCGTGG from Caldalkalibacillus salinus includes:
- a CDS encoding permease prefix domain 1-containing protein, translating into MAKQSVTDFHTYIERILGDLALDTQEKQDLREEWLQHLEESKQHLMQAEELSEKEATKKAMAQFGAEDLLQNEVKSHFNSVYKQHITKESLIWLICLIAGSIGPVLLINAQYQSYFVTAPLMCLLICYGLYHCVLKRSSLLSVSIVGLPILYGAFVYFYSSRTSFNEFLVQLVPQNIGDLAGSGGVFTLSSLHILWAVIIACTFINYRKKGYNKRWQVAAVRSSFEYWFMILLALVVVNTEILTNSAERKTIILNH